In Metopolophium dirhodum isolate CAU chromosome 9, ASM1992520v1, whole genome shotgun sequence, the genomic window ATCTAAGAGTTTTTCATAAGCAAGTGTATGAATGGGAACCAGACGTGGATAGAAATAACCTAATGGTGTAGGTATATTCGCAGTGATAACCAGATGCATGTTAAACCAACGATCGTCAACAGTCAGATCAGGACCTACATAAAAAAggaaatttatcatttatttttatcatagggAAGTACAATAAATAGCATACCACCAGACATTGCATcacatttaattaaacaattaatgtatagAGACATAAGTTTTAAGCATTCAGGCAATATAAGTTGACCAACTGAAGATGGTGATGCACAATGCTTTCTATAAGTAGCTAGTATTTGAGCAGTTTTATTAGTAATTGCTTCCTTTACTTGTCGTCCAGAACtttccaatattttatacataaataaattaaaataaaacttcaaaattCAATCTGTACCATAAAACATATACAACATACCTTGTTTTCCAAAGAATTTCATTATTGTATCTAAGTAACAACTACGATATAATTCACACATTTGTCTACTAGAACGTAATGATAGATTTAATATACGCACACGTCTCTGTCCACTACATGACGTGTATAACATGGCTGTTTGTACTAATACTTCATCTTGTTCATCAAGCTTATCATCAAGTTTTACTTCAATAAATTGCAATAGCCTGGAAATACATggtattaaacaattaataaagtgtgaaaaaattaatataacataatatgagtaTACGACAAAAAGTTCACTGATTTGAATTGACTAAGAATACAGAGGAATAGTGTCTTCAGGGGTGTAATTAGGGGGGGGGTGGATGATTAGGAGGATGGATCCCTcccaaaaaactttttttactgTTAACATTCTGATCAAAGTATTGATAATAACCATTCATGTTTGCTAACGTTCTTTGACGTTAGTTGCCTAGTAAGtcatcaacaaatattatattttaaaaaattggcaGTTTTAGAACTTACTTCATCACAATCGATTGCAGCTAACTCTCAACATTAGTagaatttaacataaaaaaatgccCATAGAAATCAGTTGGTCGGCTAATGTCACGTTTTAAATCAGACAAGAATCGTTGACCATCAACTTCagcctaaatttaaaaatgttaatagtattATGAGAAAATGACAACATGAACATATAGGAACAAAACATTAAATCTCAATAACTTACTTGGAAATAtgtgtatttgaaaatttcaccaccactaattttagaaatttgacCAATTGTAGGTAAATCTATAAAAGAGTTATTAGTGATGAATAGATCAACACTACATCCAACTTGAACACACTCCTCTCctaattttttatacacatttgttTGCGGGTCTGTTTAAAGTTTACagaaatgtttatgtataatttatcagaaaaattttaaaattattcaagatTTAACTTACTCAacatagttttttctttatcgGTGGCAAGTAATTTTCGATCTTCCCGATTCTTAAGTTTACCCGGAGCTTCTGCTATTGGTAAGGAtgaatgaaatacaaaaaatcTACCACAACATTCGGCATTCTAAAGAaacaatgttttgaaaataaataattaactgatTGCTAAGATCCCTATTAGAAAAagaacataacattattattcaattattttaagaatagtttTTGCAATATTACGAAACAAACCATACCTTCAATGCTTCCATTCCTGCTTTTATTGCTGGTAGAAGAATAGTTTCAGTGATTCTTGTTTCATTGAAATGAGTAGGAATTTGTTTCATAAGTGCATCGATAACTTGAGATGATAGTTCTGGATCACATAAGAACCCATCTAACAATGGCATAAGAACTTCTGAAGTGTCACCAATAATCATCATCTGAGGAACAGCTAATGTTTCCtgaaattcatatatttatattattatttattcaactatatttatttttatatgtatatacaatagaAATTTCATGGATTATAAGTTGATACCTACTCTATATAGTGACCTACCTGTATTACCGGGTTTAGTATGTGACCGACCAAgacaattatctatattatgtatggacAACATACGGATACCAATCTATTAACAGgacagataatttttttaatttttaagtgatatACAAAAAGTGTAatgctaaacatttttttttataataaaataattttataacatattttgactAACcaaccatatttatttatatacaatagaaATTTCATGGATTATAAGTTAATACCAAAAGCTTGTGTTGAAAGTAgggaattatatttaattattttaattactaatgtAGTTGTGGATGTATTATTCATTTTGTCTACCTATTAGAATTTAGTATATGTACAAGAATCCccaatatttaaatgtacacattaaatttatgtttatagaCAATCACCAATACTAATGGTTTTACACGGTTACATTTATGACTGTGTACAGTCacacagtattatatattaaaatttgtattttcagtACACaagcataaaaattaaaatatgtattatttattaatattattaggtatttgtttAGTATGTGACCGGCCaagacaataatttatataatgtacagaCAACGTATAGACACCAATCTATTAACAGGcgagatacatttttaaaatttttgatataCAAAAAGTGTAATgctaaacgttttttttaattaaatttttttttataataaaataattttataacatattttgactaattttgaCATATTGCTGTAATAAgtatgtgtatttaatatttatacatttttttttaaactgatattttgtttgactgattttgatattattgaatGTAATtcctatattgttttatatttgtataactaattaatgaataatataaaaaaaggtgggcaagtggatgtcgctctgctgtactgtaggttacaagtgggtcactgtataatggatggtattaaatttgaattcaatgatatatcattgtataagaaaaacgattctgagtggagacgatatgtcagtctaggtataagacatattatacacttatgtatggtattaaaaaaaaaattgacctataataaattccaaattaatcatatcacaatatccattaggtacatataacgcgttatacatcaacaacaaaccgtgatactatcatcataatatatcgatgaaaatattacaaattagaagtttcaagtgcccacgaataatattatacaatcacaacaaaataactaaaatagttattctaggtttttatgtaatttcgtccaaatttgaacttaaaatgactatacaaataaactgtgcttgtgtattttttagattttttggtaaccaaattatctatttacatggaatcttgttttaaattttcaatccttagctataaaaactgaacattttataatttattaattacaatggttgataattttcgagattttgataaattctgtccaaatttgatctttaaatgcttataaaaaaaaactgtgcctatgtattttcaatatttttcaactgctattgtaaaaatatatcaggagtcttgtattaaatttttacactttttggcccaacagataaaactttattgatatttatagaaaaaaaaactaaaaaaattgaaaactgaaaatgcccgtaaacagctcaaaaagtgtcaaaatattttcaaaattgtatggtgtataggaaatgctaatataaacattcagtgaaattttcatgtatctacagttattcgtttttgaattacaagaaaataaggaaatcggtacatgagaaatcgagtgaatatctaatgttgtaaaaatatgaatttaaaacgctcataaaaatttaatttgactttcttgtagaaattttttttttgataaagttagacaaacttatgaggaatcttgtattagattttaaaatcttagatttaaaaagaaaattttttatgaatttctaactcaaaataatttgcaaattttcgtgatttttccgtattttttcaagatttaaactttaaacgtgtataaaaaaaaactgtgactaaggatttttaatttttttcatctgcctttgaaacaataacctaggagccttctattaaattttcaagcttttttacccaacaaataaaattttattgatatttatagaaaaaaaatttaaaaaaactgaaaactgacaatgtccgtaaacagttcaaaaaaagtcaaattattttcaaaattgtattgtgtatagaaaatgcaaatataaacaaccagtgaaaatttcatgcatctacggtcatttgttttagagttacaccaataaccaaaatcgattttgttaaaaatcgattttgcgtaaaaattcccgtttttccttaatttttcttttgtttttcacatcgcttttgaaaactactgggaaattaaaattttgacctccccaatgcaccaacgatattcactttcccatcgaacaagatactgaagtcgaaaatcgaagcattatttcgactacttatcgtgtacacagacacaaaaataaaaaaataaaaaaaaaaataaaaaaaaaataaaaaaaaaaacacacatcattgtaaaatcaatacattcatcgtttcactcagaatctaaaaaaacctgattatatgatttttaatttaactgtttttgaataattatcagTCGGTAGGTCACATACTAAACGAataccattaatttttttaataaaattatgatcatATATATCTACTACAAATTTACTTACTAGAAATTTAGTACATTTCTAgtagatatgtatataattatcaaCTAAGAAGTTGATAGTTGTCAATGGCCCATGAAAATAAACCATGGGTATACTTGTGTAGTGCTGTTACTAGTGGTGAGCAGGGGGTCAGTGCTCCGAGAGTGAGGCCCCACGTGAAGAACATCAAAGTTAATGAAAACAAAGGAGTGAAAGTTTATGAAA contains:
- the LOC132952491 gene encoding LOW QUALITY PROTEIN: protein transport protein Sec24D-like (The sequence of the model RefSeq protein was modified relative to this genomic sequence to represent the inferred CDS: inserted 2 bases in 1 codon; deleted 2 bases in 1 codon; substituted 1 base at 1 genomic stop codon), which produces MTAVMARVATLLSQTSGFSKVINLNNEVFLDGFLITEMTHGYGNLPSRQAGYPPQQSDLTSQQPQQPVYSQQQNSFHSQPPGYPTQQPGFNQGTPAYMGQPAPSRRLDPDQMPSPVQVIQDDQLSKSGLFLTNQRGLVPPLVTTDFTVQDYASPRLIRSTMYCVPTTMDIIKQTFVPFGLVISPLAKMKSDEYPLPIINTGEIGPVRSKRCKAYMSQFMQFIDGGKHFTCLLYKATTEVLVEYFQHLDHTGQRLDCSERPERXFGSYEFIVPKECCRETLAVPQMMIIGDTSEVLMPLLDGFLCDPELSSQVIDALMKQIPTHFNETRITETILLPAIKAGMEALKNAECCGRFFVFHSSLPIAEAPGKLKNREDRKLLATDKEKTMLNPQTNVYKKLGEECVQVGCSVDLFITNNSFIDLPTIGQISKISGGEIFKYTYFQAEVDGQRFLSDLKRDISRPTDFYGHFFMLNSTNVELAAIDCDEATNVKELNSNQLLQFIEVKLDDKLDEQDEVLVQTAMLYTSCSGQRRVRILNLSLRSSRQMCELYRSCYLDTIMKFFGKQGMLYMFYGTDXILKFYFNLFMYKILESSGRQVKEAITNKTAQILATYRKHCASPSSVGQLILPECLKLMSLYINCLIKCDAMSGGPDLTVDDRWFNMHLVITANIPTPLGYFYPRLVPIHTLAYEKLLDDVSIPDQLRCLIEKFAENGAYILENGLNMFLRLGMGLSQTFLSDVFGVQNITYVNTEHSTIPVLDNPLNKVIF